From the Halobacterium zhouii genome, the window CTGGCCGGACGCCGGGTTCTCGAAACTCCGGTACGCTGCCACGATCATCACCGCATCCGCCGGTACGACCGCCACGAGATACCAGACGCCGAACGTCCCGAGTGCGTACGGAAGTGGGCTCGCCCCAACCGCAACGACGAGAGACACGGTCCCGACCCATAGCGCGCGTTGCTCCCCGACTGCGATCGGGAGGGTGTTCAACCCCTCCGCACGGTCGCCCGCCACGTCCTCGACGTCCTTGATCACTTCGCGCGTGAACGTCGAGAGCGCAGCGAGCGCAGCGAGCACGCCGCCAGCGACGGGGCGACCGACCGCCGCAGCCCCGAACAGGAACGTACTCCCGCCCAAGTACGCGACCAGCGCGTTGCCGGCGCCCGGCAGGCCCTTGAAGTAGTTCGTGTACGCGACCAGTCCGGTCAGGTTCACCGCCGCGATGGCGAGCGCGAGCGGCGGTAACAGGACCGAGAGGACGACCGCCCCGGCGAACAGCACCGCGCTGAACGCGAGCGAACCTCGAGCGGACACGGCTCCACGGGGGATCGGGCGCTCCGGATCGTTGATGCGGTCTATCTCCCGGTCGAAGTAATCGTTTATCGCCATCCCAGCAGCCGTCGCGAACCACGTCGCCCCTACCGCCGCCACCGTGGCCGTCGCGTGGTCGAACGCCCCACCAGCGACGAACGCACCGATGAACGTGAGACCGCCCGCAGCGAGCGTGTTGACCGGACGCGTGAGTTCGACCATCCCACGCG encodes:
- a CDS encoding geranylgeranylglycerol-phosphate geranylgeranyltransferase; this encodes MNVVASARGMVELTRPVNTLAAGGLTFIGAFVAGGAFDHATATVAAVGATWFATAAGMAINDYFDREIDRINDPERPIPRGAVSARGSLAFSAVLFAGAVVLSVLLPPLALAIAAVNLTGLVAYTNYFKGLPGAGNALVAYLGGSTFLFGAAAVGRPVAGGVLAALAALSTFTREVIKDVEDVAGDRAEGLNTLPIAVGEQRALWVGTVSLVVAVGASPLPYALGTFGVWYLVAVVPADAVMIVAAYRSFENPASGQRLLKLGMFLAALAFLVGRVVPNAKL